The Longimicrobium sp. sequence CGTCTCCTGACGGTAGCGGTACTCACCCGTTCCACGGTAAACCGTAGTCAGGGCATACACTTCGTGGTACCAGCGCCAGAGGCGGTGGCTGCCGTCCACCCGCATGACCTCCACCCCCGGGAGAACCGCGGGGCGCCACACCCGCACCTGTTCTTCCAGCACCTTGCTCGCCACCGCGCACCTCTGCAGAGTAGACCGTTCCGACGCCTACGGAGCGCCGCCGTACCGGGGCGGCCCGCAAATTGGCGGCCAATTGTATGGCGTGAAACTGACGTTTACTCCGGGCGCTGTATGGGCGAAGGTGCGGGAGGGTGACGGCGTGTCGCCGCACCCTCCCGCACCCGTTCCGGCGCCGCCGCTCCACCTGCCCCATGCGGAGCAAGATCTTTATCCACAGCCGCTTTCGCCGCTGCTACCGCCTCAGCGGATGCCCGGCGCCGCCCTCTCTACACCGCGGCCGCGACGAGGCCCGGCCGCTCACGCGCGTAGCGTCCGGGCGTGGTGCCGGTGAAACGCTTGAAGTGGCGGCATAGGTGGCTGGCGTCGGAAAAGCCGGTGCGCACGGCGGCGTCCTGCACCGAGGTGCCGTCGCGCAGCATCTCCATGGCGCGGTCGACGCGCACCCGGTTCTGGTAGGTGTGCGGCGGAATCCCCACGGCCTCGGTGAAGCGGCGCGCGAGGTGGAACTTGCTCACCCCGGCCACGCCGGCGAGCTCGTCCAGCGGCACGTTGCGGATCCAGTGCTCATCCAGGTAAGCGCGGGCA is a genomic window containing:
- a CDS encoding AraC family transcriptional regulator, which produces MPMIDAAPRNTPPSADGDGRAAPYVSRARAYLDEHWIRNVPLDELAGVAGVSKFHLARRFTEAVGIPPHTYQNRVRVDRAMEMLRDGTSVQDAAVRTGFSDASHLCRHFKRFTGTTPGRYARERPGLVAAAV